TAAAAACCAATATGCCCGTGGATTTGGAATTCCAGAGTTTAATGCTGCAATTGCTGCCAGGTTTAAGAAAGATACTGGACTGGTGGTGGACCCTGAAAAGGAAGTTACTGTTACCTCTGGATGCACGGAGGCCATTGCTGCAACTATATTAGGTTTGATCAATCCTGGTGATGAGGTGATCCTTTTTGCTCCTTTTTATGATTCTTATGAAGCCACCCTCTCCATGGCTGGTGCAAAAATCAAATGCATCACATTGCGCCCTCCTGATTTCGCTATCCCCATTAATGAGCTCAAGTCCACAATCTCAAAGAATACTCGTGCAATTCTTATGAACACGCCACATAACCCCACTGGAAAGATGTTCACTCGGGAAGAACTTGATATTATTGCATCCCTTTGCATTGAGAATGATGTGTTGGTCTTTTCTGATGAAGTCTATGAAAAGTTGGCATTTGAAATGGATCACATCTCTATAGCCTCTCTTACTGGAATGTTTGAGAGGACTGTAACAATGAATTCCTTGGGGAAGACCTTCTCTTTAACAGGGTGGAAGATCGGTTGGGCAATAGCACCTCCACATCTGACATGGGGAGTGAGGCAGGCACACTCTTTCCTTACTTTTGCTACATCCACTCCAATGCAGTGGGCAGCTACAGCTGCTCTTAACGCCCCAGACTCGTACTATGTGGAGCTAAAGAAGGATTATATGGCTAAGAAGGCAATTTTGGTGGAAGGCTTGAATGCTGTTGGTTTCAAGGTATTCCCATCAAGTGGCACGTACTTTGTGGTTGTAGATCACACTCCCTTTGGGCTGGAAAACGATATTGAATTTTGCGAATATCTGATCAAGGAAGTCGGTGTAGTGGCAATTCCAACTAGTGTTTTTTACTTGAACCCGGAGGAGGGGAAGAATTTGGTCAGGTTTACCTTTTGCAAAGATGAAGGAACTTTGAGGAGTGCAGTCGAGAGGATGAAGGAAAAGCTGAAGAAAAAGTGACAGTATTTATGTAACTCGAATTCAGTC
This sequence is a window from Mangifera indica cultivar Alphonso unplaced genomic scaffold, CATAS_Mindica_2.1 Un_0024, whole genome shotgun sequence. Protein-coding genes within it:
- the LOC123206118 gene encoding probable N-succinyldiaminopimelate aminotransferase DapC, whose translation is MQSQCTWTSSDMLKPYSLRTFTSTLHPFSKHFCINTPTRTQIKRATRCPSLMANLSSVSTQKDAVLEQNVSTQSGNRPVEVAKRLEKFKTTIFTQMSMLAIKHGAINLGQGFPNFDGPEFVKEAAIQAINDGKNQYARGFGIPEFNAAIAARFKKDTGLVVDPEKEVTVTSGCTEAIAATILGLINPGDEVILFAPFYDSYEATLSMAGAKIKCITLRPPDFAIPINELKSTISKNTRAILMNTPHNPTGKMFTREELDIIASLCIENDVLVFSDEVYEKLAFEMDHISIASLTGMFERTVTMNSLGKTFSLTGWKIGWAIAPPHLTWGVRQAHSFLTFATSTPMQWAATAALNAPDSYYVELKKDYMAKKAILVEGLNAVGFKVFPSSGTYFVVVDHTPFGLENDIEFCEYLIKEVGVVAIPTSVFYLNPEEGKNLVRFTFCKDEGTLRSAVERMKEKLKKK